The nucleotide sequence CGTTCGGAAGGGTGCATTTAACACAATTTTAGAGTGTGTTCGAGTGTTTCTTTTATATATCAAGAGATCCTCACTTTTTGACTCATTTTTCTTCTCAGAATGGCAATTTGTGCCTCCTGTTTTCAACAAAACTTAAAGCCATGGTAACATATATTTTGGACCATTGATTTACCAAATGAAACCTTAAGTCCATCCTTGCAGCAGATCACATGAttacataataaaatcatcaCTGCATATCGAGTTTTACTTACTTCAATGCTTGGTGAAGTATATTTCCTTTATGTGTTCCATTGATGTTCCAAAAAGTTCTGTCCATTTAGAATCATAACTATTTCATGCAAATTCCAAAGATGGTGAATTCCAAGATGTGTATATGAACACTGGTGATCTATTgacatgctttaaatttgaacttTTTAGATAGTACTGTACTCAGTTACAGAGTTTGCTGTATTTTATGTTCACGTTAGTCCTGTGTAATTTACATAGATTAGGTTGGAAGTTTCTCATATTTCCATCTTAATTAACTTCAGGTAGTGATAAAGCAGTTTAGGGCACTTGGTTATCAGAGTTCTGATGCAATGGTTGTAGATGAAATCGAATCCCATCAACTCGTGCAGGAAGGGTAACAAATAATGTGGCTTTTCTATGTTGCTTCTCATCAATTTTCTCTCAGAATTTATTGTCTGTCCCATTGCTTGCTTTCTGCCAAAATTTCACAGAGTGTAGCTTGAATTAATCATTGTTATTTTCTTATAAAGTCTATTCCTTATGAAATCgatcattattatttattataaagttTCATGCAGTGTATGTGAATCTATGAAATTGCTACAAAAGCAATTCCCTTCCATAGATTACCAGTTTCATTCACAGATTCATATCTGAAGATTGTAAAGGTGGTGGGCTATGTGAAATATGATATGACATACTGAGTTTATGGTCTTACTGGTCTTTTCTGATTTCAGGATTTGCAAAAGGACATTATCCGAGCTGCTGAAGCCTTTGCAACCGTAGGGCACAAACATGTTGAGATAGGTGATTCTGTAATGCCATTTTTTCTCATTAACACAATTTTCATCTGGAAATTTATCATTGTAATTGTTTGTCCGGTTTATGAACTGCAGAAACAATGTTGTATAGTTGCAATtatgtcattttttttttctcaataaggGACAACACTGTCTGAggattgttacaaatatggaggaGAGAACCAAGCTAGCGAGACAATTCTAGCCAAAGCAGCAGCTTTATATGGTGGTGCACTAAAAGATGTTGAGAAAGAGCATGAAGATTTCAACACATTTTTATCTTCACAGGTTTATACATAATTTTGTGTACTTGTGCTCACAAAACAACCTTATATATCTTACTGTGGCAATTCCATTTATGAGATTCCTTTATATCTAAGAAGTCACTTCCTTAAGTATTACTCATTGTCCATGATGGTCACTACTGTTGACACTGATCTTTACCATTTATCTTTTTTCTTGTCTTGACTAGCACTATCATTCCATCTGAGATATGGAAGCTAATATTTCACTAGCTATTTCTTTTCCATTCTCCCTTCATTATTATCTTTTTCTCCAAACAATTTATCCCTGTCGACATTcacaaaatatatgcaagttaatCAGCTATCTGTCCCTTTTCTTATACATGCATTGGTGAATTAGATCTATAAAATCTGATCCATGCAAAAATCTTTTCCATTGCATGTACTAGTGTTTGGAACTTTTTAATGATCTTTTGTTAAATCCTTCACACATGGAATTGATCTTTCTTTACTGTGAACAGTGTATTATGTGATCTTGCCTCTAAAATTTACTTTTCTCTGTGAATTAATCTTTCTTGTCTCAGATTATGGACCCATTGAGAACAATGGTTACTGATGGCACTCTGGAAAATGCACAAAATCTTGCTCAACAGTACAACCGCGTGAGACATGAAGCTGAGACCCTGGTAAAATTTGTCTGTTTTACATACTACATTTATTGACTTAATTGATTGCCATGGCTTCCTTTGACACCAAATCTTAAGCAGGCAGCAGAAGTTTCAAAAAGGCAATCTCGAGTAAGAGGAACTTCCATTCTTGAAAACACTGCAAAAGTTCAATCATCTGAAGCTAAAATGTATGAACTCAAAGCAAACATGACACTGCTAGGAAAGGAAGCTGCCACTGTTCTAGTTGCTGTTGAATCACAACAACAAAGACAGTCAACTCAgcgccttgctagtttggtatgaaCATGTGGATCCCTCTCTTTAGGTTACCAATTGGGGAACATTCTTTacccctttttttcttcttcttcttatcatgAATTTTGTTGAAGGTGGAGGCAGAAAAATTGTTCCATTTAAGACTAGCTGCTATACTTGATGATGTTGAAGCTGAGGTATCCTTATTTATTGCACATTGTAGACTGAAATATCCATTTTATGGGAGATTAAACTGTAATCCTGCCTAAAAATTTGTCCAGATGATCACTGAAAAGCAGAGAAAAGTGTCTGCTCTTCCTTCTGCTCCATTCCATAAATGCTCTGAGAAAACCTTATACTTTCTTGCTGAGGTAAGTTAAATAGAAGATTGGTGGGGATCTTTTGGAAGATAAAATTTCTATTCATAAAATGGAACATGTTTCAGGCTATCTATCAGTTCAGTGCCACTTCTGAGAAGGAGCTGAGTTTGGAAGTTGGTGACTATGTTGTTGTTCGACAGGTTAGTTTTTTAATGTCAACTTTTGAAGCTGAGATTTCTCTGGAAATATAAAATTATGTGTAATTCAAACTATATGCTCAATGGACTGTGTGCCAGCAGCTTGTCAAAAAATAATTCCTAGCTTCTAGGAAGATGGGATTGGATCTAAAGCATGCAAAAGATGTTAGTCACACAAAACTGGCTTTAGACCAGATTGTTGTCCAATAGACCTCTATATCACAATGCAATTGTCACTTAGAAGGGGCAGTGAATTAAAAGGAAAGTGCATTTTAGAGAGGAATAcccaaaaatatatttatttttgttctattttgatttttaaaccaTATAGATTTCTGATGGTTCAAACTAAAACCAGAGAACTATttcacagattagatcacaaaagtTTTGAATTTTTAATATTGAAATATTAGAGCATTTCGacattttattttccttttcaatTATGTTTTAACTTTACTTTGCTACTTGGTTAGTTGAAAGACGATAAGTCAAATTACTTCACAATATGATCGTAGGAGAGATAATACTGGTTAAATACTGAGATGAAAATTTTGATCGTTCATGCACGAGGGATGATACTTTACCTTAAGATGGCGTTTACGTGCTTCCAAATCCTTAAACGTTATCACTTAATGATTATTTTAATGTTTATCAGTTGTCTTAATTGAAATCCATATATCTTACTTTTTTACTTCAATAGTTGAAGGCATAATTTCATCCTCGTGCAGAAATGAACACATATCCTTTTATTAAGGTAGTTATTATAATTATCCAATTAATAAAATAACTTTTAaggtttttaaaataatatcagCATTTTTTTATAACAATAATAATGTCATAAAATCCTAACTATTTGGAATTTTTGGTTAGTTATATAGATTCTTTATCACCATTAAGATATATAaagtcatatttttatttaagttaaaagtattaaatatttatttatcatcATTCGATACTCATGTTGTATAATGTAACACAAAAATTTCTCAtccatgctttttttttttgtctttactGACTTGTTATCTTGGCACATTCGAGTCTGATAAAGTGCACAACATCATGAAGACTTCACATTATAATCAACTGAATGTTCCAAAATATGCAGTGATtatctttgattatttatgatttgttttACTGTAGAAATGTTGTGCATTTAGCAAAACAATCATGAGATAAGCCCATGGTCATATAATTCTATGGAAATTAGTCTAACGATTATTGAAATAACTTGTCTTTGTTGTACAACAATTTCTTGCATCAGTAGAACGTTGGAGGTCTAATGTATTCCAAACAAAGCTTCTAAGGTTAAAAGTACATATTTGTGTTGCATTCTACTAGTCTTATTTGATCATATTTCTCGAGCTTAATATGGAACTGCACATTCATATACTTTGCAAATCTGGAAACAATTTTTTTAGATCTCTAAAATTCAAGAACTATTTTTTTGGGTATACATGAAAGTTCTATTTCCTAAGATTTTGTCTATGTGGTAGTTACTAGTTGATATCTCTAGAACTCATATGAAATGTAATGGACATTGATATTTAGTTGTTCCTTGGTATAACATAGTGATGTTTTGAGCTTAATGAATACTCCATGAAGTGGCTTGTTTTGTATCAATTTTATTATCGATAAGGATGATTAGTAAGTATCCTTGGATGTAATTGATTTTCAAGTGCCTAAAATATGTTTCATATCTTTGTTTGATAATTATATAACATCATCTAAATAAAGTTAATATGATATTATTGTTTTGTTTATTGCTTTTAATTTGTGTTTATGCTTGAATCTTTTGTAGTTATAAATTGATGCCAAAGCTAAAAGATGCTTGGATGAATTTATCTTATCATCTCtatgataattaaattatttCCATAATAGTTAAACGAAATATTGTAATTCTGCTTTGAGAAGTGGGGcttgaaattattaaaaaaatattgaagaaTAATTGTATGTATTGTGGGAGATTTAGTATATGTTAGTATATATGCTTACCAAAATTCTATTAAAAAGTTATGGACATGTAAAATCATGGAAAAAATGCTATACATGCTTGAATTtccaaaaagtttttttttaatgttaattTATAGATACTAAATTATCTTGGAAATGTAGGAGCCTTTTGATTATATGTAATGGAATTAGTGTTCATTGGAATTTTTATATTGACATTTGCCAATGTATGTCAATTATTATATGAAACATGAAATGAATTACACATTTATTCTTTTCATAAAAACCATCATAAAAATTGTTATGATTATATAATTTATCATAATACCTTAGTAAACATATAATAAAAGGCCTATTATATCATTTAGATGATAGGTTAGTATGTAATTAGATCCCAACCTTTGTTATAAGTGATCACTCGAAGGAGGTTCAATATGATATAACaaatttattaatttatcaataagtatattaaaaaatataaaaaatattagtttatGAATGAATTTTAACTTCAAACTCTATTCAGTAATTGTTTATTATCTACGTGTAGAGGGTATAGAACAGATATATGGGGTGGTATTTTGTACAAGATGTGACTCTATATATGTTCTTGCTATAAGTGTTTTTTCatataaaagtatatatatataatgatattacGGAATTGGGTAGTCCGTTTAAGCTCTTATGAATAATAAGATTTTACATACACCCAGTACAATCTTATGATTAATTATCTGTACTATATGTGTAATAGTATAAGTCTGATCTAAAATAATAGTAGTTTAAGATTTGGTTCACTCTATTCTTTCATATAAAAGATATTTACACGGTGAAATTTAAACTTTACAAAATTACTATACTGATCATATAATATATGCATTGAGCAACACTTAAC is from Musa acuminata AAA Group cultivar baxijiao chromosome BXJ1-6, Cavendish_Baxijiao_AAA, whole genome shotgun sequence and encodes:
- the LOC135677848 gene encoding SH3 domain-containing protein 3-like, with the translated sequence MDPLRTMVTDGTLENAQNLAQQYNRVRHEAETLAAEVSKRQSRVRGTSILENTAKVQSSEAKMYELKANMTLLGKEAATVLVAVESQQQRQSTQRLASLVEAEKLFHLRLAAILDDVEAEMITEKQRKVSALPSAPFHKCSEKTLYFLAEVS